Proteins from a genomic interval of Garra rufa chromosome 4, GarRuf1.0, whole genome shotgun sequence:
- the LOC141333836 gene encoding uncharacterized protein, whose amino-acid sequence MAFIKEESEDIRIVETFTVKQEDTEEQTDLMVLKEERQELTKIEKEEQNERHDFMTVETSIQSETTSSQNKILRTESNSEFTCHQCGKSFNQKRKLQIHMKVHSGEKPFKCKECGKKFSRKENLKRHMNCHTGTKSFICQQCGKCLANKQSLDSHMKRHTGEKPFTCDQCGESFRHKVSLNYHTKKEQSEENGFTCHRCGERFSCRGRLKIHMGLHNPFTCSLCGKNFTYKTQFDTHMRTHSGVKPFTCKQCGKSFTQKGSLRMHMIVHTGEKPFTCKLCGKSYTSKGSLKIHMVVHTGEKPFPCDRCGKCFRRKTTLDSHMITHTGKSPYTCKVCGKSFSNKSTLNVHMRNHTGEKPFTCILCGKSFPYKAPFDGHMRTHTGEKPFTCELCGKSFAQKGNLKAHMKTHSGEEPFVCPQCGKWFACEMTLNYHMTLHSEEFGQRFPEKRRLTWHEEMNSRETSFTCHDCGKSFSQNITLQIHRRLHTGEKPFTCLWSKRSLTYKSDLKRHLQTHCRKNLQCSASVKRLRKGSSSKNHPHDLSKGRQFNCDQCNKTFFLPLHLRIHLRSHADVRPYLCSLCGKRFKWLHSLKWHQKIRTCVKPKLRSHHSRKRPKSDHPPS is encoded by the exons atggcgtttattaaagaagaGAGTGAAGACATAAGGATTGTAGAGACATTCACAGTCAAACaggaagatactgaggaacaaacag ACTTGATGGTGCTGAAAGAAGAGAGGCAAGAACTGACAAAGATAGAGAAGGAAGAACAAAATGAGAGACATGATTTCATGACTGTGGAAACATCTATACAGTCTGAGACAACTTCATCACAAAATAAAATTCTGAGGACCGAATCTAACAGCGAATTCACCTGccatcaatgtggaaagagtttcaatcaaaaacGTAAACTTCAAattcacatgaaagttcacagtggagagaagcctttcaaaTGCAAGGAGTGTGGAAAGAAATTCTCGCGTAAGGAAAACCTTAAACGCCACATGAATTGTCACACTGGAACGAAGTCTTTCatttgccaacagtgtggaaaatgttTAGCAAATAAACAAAGCCTTGATTCCCACATGAAacgtcacactggagagaagccgttcacatgtgatcagtgtggagaGAGTTTCAGACATAAAGTATCCTTGAATTACCACACGAAGAAAGAACAATCGGAAGAAAATGGTTTTACATGTCATCGGTGTGGAGAGAGATTCAGTTGTAGAGGAAGGCTCAAAATTCATATGGGACTTCACAATCCTTTTACCTGCAGCCTGTGTGGGAAGAACTTTACATATAAAACACAATTTGATACacacatgagaactcacagtggagtgaagccttttacctgcaaacagtgtgggaagagcttcACACAAAAAGGATCTCTTAGGATGCACATGAtcgttcacactggagaaaagccttttacCTGCAAACTTTGTGGAAAGAGCTATACATCCAAAGGATCGCTTAAGATTCACATGGtcgttcacactggagagaagccgtttccATGTGATcggtgtggaaagtgtttcagacGTAAAACAACCCTTGATTCACACATGATAACTCACACCGGAAAGAGCCCTTACACCTGCAAAgtgtgtggaaagagcttctcaAATAAATCAACCCTTAATGTCCACATGAGAaatcacacaggagagaagccctTCACCTGCAtactgtgtgggaagagtttcccATACAAAGCACCATTTGATggccacatgagaactcacacaggagagaagcctttcacctgcgaactgtgtgggaagagcttcgcacaaaaaggaaaccttaaggcTCACATGAAAACGCATTCAGGAGAGGAGCCGTTTGtgtgtcctcagtgtggaaaatgGTTTGCGTGTGAAATGACCCTTAATTACCACATGACGCTTCATTCAGAAGAGTTTGGACAGAGATTCCCAGAAAAGAGACGCCTTACCTGGCACGAAGAAATGAATTCTCGAGAGACGTCTTTTACGTGCCatgactgtggaaagagtttcagtcagaaTATAACCCTTCAGATTCACAGGAggcttcacactggagagaaacctttcacatGTCTTTGGTCTAAGAGGAGCCTCACATATAAAAGCGACCTGAAACGTCATCTGCAAACACATTGTAGAAAGAACCTACAGTGCTCTGCCAGTGTAAAAAGGCTTAGAAAAGGAAGCAGTTCGAAAAATCATCCACATGATCTTTCCAAGGGAAGGCAGTTTAATTGTGATCagtgtaataaaacattttttttgccaTTACACTTAAGGATACACCTGAGAAGTCATGCAGATGTAAGACCATATTTGTGTTCTTTGTGTGGAAAGCGTTTTAAATGGCTCCACAGTTTAAAATGGCACCAGAAAATACGTACCTGTGTGAAACCGAAGCTACGTTCTCACCACAGCCGAAAGCGACCCAAATCTGATCATCCACCTTCATGA